AATAGAAGCAAATGAAGGCTATTTTATTTCGTTGAGAGTTGGTATATTATAAATATACTGATCTTTACTGAACATTCAACGTTTGCGCCGTTGAATGAAAGAGGAGCCTTTAAAAGGGCTCCTCTTTTTTGGTGCGCCCGGCATGTACATGAACTATAGGGTGTAAGTCCCGAACCCCGAAGACAGAAGTAGAGGTTAGCCAAGAGCAAGGGTGTCCGTGGTGACGCGGAATCTGAAGGAAGCTGGAGGCAAAACACCGGTCCGAGGAACACGAACCTCATATAAGGCTAGGTATGATTGAGTGAGTTTGCCAAACAAAACAAAGCTCTTTCTGTCGAAGGTCATATCGAGTAAATGAGGCGGATAGATGGTGTGAAAGTGCATGTACTTACCCGGGGAGGTCTGGCGGATATGTGAAGTACTCTTCATAACCTACTTAGTGATAAGTAGCTGAACCGTCAGAAGTCAGCAGAGGTCATAGTATTAGTTGGTCTAGAACAACTAAGAAGGACCGAACAATTAAGAGAGAATAGCCCTTGGCATTCAGTGAGTCATGATGAACACAGAAAACGTAGTACCTCACTTGAGGAAGGAAGCGGTGAATCCCGTGGGAGACCTCTTGGAGGGTGGAGTGACCACTGGCATAAAGAGAACAGCTATTCACGGAAGTTATAAAGACTTGCGTCAATCATCTTAATTGAACCGCCGTATACGGAACCGTACGTACGGTGGTGTGAGAGGACGGGAGTTAATCGCTCCCTCCTACTCGATTGGTGGTAGAGGAAGAATGCTGAGGAAGTGTCAACGGTAAATCGGACTGAGTGTATCGATAGCGTAACGAGGGAGAATTTAAGGAGTTGACACAAGCGCATGATTTACACCCTCTTGGCATTGTCGAACCCCTTCGGTTCGACCTGCCAACCGGCGAGGGAGCCCCCTCAAATGTGAGGGGGTTGGGGGAGTTTTTGAAGGGGGTCAAGGGGATGAATCCCCTTGTGGGTTTGGGCAAAGCCCAAGGTTTTCTGCACGCTTTAGCGTGCTTCGGCGATAGCCGACAGCCCCCGGCAGGGCACACCACTTTGCGTGCAAAGTGTAGTGTGAATACACTTTATAAAAATAAAGTAGCTATAAAACCGAGATTTGAGGGGGCTGCGAGGGGGTGCCTTTTTCATGAGTTTTGCTATTATTCGCATGCAAAAATTCAAAGCTGCAGATGTCAAAGGAATACAGATTCATAATTATCGGGAAAAGGAAAGTCACACCAATCCAGACATTGATCACAGCAAAACGAAATTAAATTATGACCTGTTGAATTCGTCTCCCATTGATTTTAAAGAAGCAATACAAAAAGAAATTGATGAACGCTATACCGGTCAAAGAGCGATTCGGAAAGATGCCGTTCGTTTATGCGAGTTTGTGATAACGAGTGATAAAGAGTTTTTTGATCGATTGAGTCCTGAAGAAGAAAAACGGTTTTTTGAAGAGAGTCTCTCTTTCCTTCAAAATCGATACGGAAAAGAAAATTTTTTATATGGGATTGTCCATAAAGACGAGAAAACCCCTCATATGCACGTTGGAATGGTTCCGATCACAAAAGACGGGAAACTTGCAGCTAAACAGTTTTTTGGCAAAAAAACTGAGTTGCAATCCTTACAGACTGATTTTCATAAACACATTACGGAAAAAGGTTTTGATTTGGAGCGTGGTGTGTCAAGTGATCGCAAGCATATCGAAACACAACGGCTAAAGGCTATAACGGTCAAAGAAGAGCTTGAAAGGTTAGAAGATCGGCTTCAGGATGTAAAAAAATCCGTAGAGCATGCAAAAAAGATAGACCAAGTAGAGGTCAAAGAAAGTGGCTTATTTGGGCCGAAATCGGTCAAATTAGCCGTTTCAGACTTTGAGGAGATAAAAACCCTTGCTAAAGCTTCTGAAGCCCTTAGAACGGAAAATAAAGCCCTTCAGAGGGAGAATGAGAGAATTAAAGCTGAGAATAAGAGAATTAAAACTGAAAAACAGAAACTGTTGGACGAAAATCGATCATTGAGAAATGAGATTAATGACTTGAAAAAGAACGTTCAAACGCTTGAGAGAGAGAATCTATTTCTAAAACGTACCCTTGAACGGTTGAAAGCTTATTACAACGAAAAAGTTCAAAATTTTAGTTTGATGGTTGGAGCCTTTAAAGCGACGATACTTGACAAGATGGGTATGAAGTTGCTTAAAAAATATTTTACGGATGAACACGAGATAGAGGGAGGGGATGGGATTTACTTATGGAAAAAAGATTAACTGTAACGCTTTCGCTTTCTGATGATGAATGGATCGAATTCGCACTATATGTTGATTGTGCGGTCAGCCAGCTGAAAGATCCAGACGGGGAAAAATTACGTGAATTCTTTCAATTGGTTCGTCAGAAAAGACAGGAAATTGAGGTTGAACGTTGGCGCAACGATCCGAGAAACTGGGGAGCTTGCTGCCCGTGGCCTGATGATTTTCCATTTTAAAATAACAATTGTTTTGTTTCGCGGTAGACACATAATGTGCAATAGAAAGAATCATGTTTTGTCGAAAAGAAATTTTAAATTGTAATGAATTCAATACAAAATACAGTTATAATAAAAGTGTAATGAATTTCAATACAAAGGATAGAGAACGATGAAAATGTTTAAAACACAGGTAAATGAGCGCTTATCACACAACGAAACATGGGCAGAGG
Above is a genomic segment from Bacillus methanolicus containing:
- the mobV gene encoding MobV family relaxase; protein product: MSFAIIRMQKFKAADVKGIQIHNYREKESHTNPDIDHSKTKLNYDLLNSSPIDFKEAIQKEIDERYTGQRAIRKDAVRLCEFVITSDKEFFDRLSPEEEKRFFEESLSFLQNRYGKENFLYGIVHKDEKTPHMHVGMVPITKDGKLAAKQFFGKKTELQSLQTDFHKHITEKGFDLERGVSSDRKHIETQRLKAITVKEELERLEDRLQDVKKSVEHAKKIDQVEVKESGLFGPKSVKLAVSDFEEIKTLAKASEALRTENKALQRENERIKAENKRIKTEKQKLLDENRSLRNEINDLKKNVQTLERENLFLKRTLERLKAYYNEKVQNFSLMVGAFKATILDKMGMKLLKKYFTDEHEIEGGDGIYLWKKD